A stretch of the Candidatus Saccharimonadales bacterium genome encodes the following:
- a CDS encoding metal-dependent hydrolase produces MPGYKGHVFGAAVCNSAYVGALALAPDAVLGSNHYLISDVQLLIGLFVIAILFGLFPDIDTNSKGQDIFFGLAFIADILLIYDGRITAAAFLGLLAMTPILSHHRGWTHSKPAMILVPLPIVLVPYLYNSAYLDTALVLYGAALVGYFSHLLFDGKITRLIHIKGGGSYN; encoded by the coding sequence ATGCCAGGATATAAAGGTCATGTATTTGGTGCTGCTGTCTGCAATAGCGCCTACGTCGGCGCCCTGGCGCTCGCGCCTGATGCTGTTCTCGGCAGTAATCACTATCTTATTAGTGATGTCCAGCTGTTGATCGGTCTGTTTGTTATCGCTATTTTGTTTGGCTTGTTTCCGGATATTGACACCAACTCTAAGGGCCAGGATATATTTTTTGGCTTGGCATTCATAGCCGACATACTCCTCATATACGACGGCCGGATAACGGCAGCCGCTTTCCTGGGCTTACTGGCCATGACGCCGATCCTGAGTCATCACCGCGGCTGGACACATAGCAAACCAGCAATGATTCTCGTGCCACTACCTATAGTGCTGGTGCCGTATCTATACAACAGTGCCTATTTGGATACGGCGCTAGTCTTGTACGGGGCGGCGCTCGTCGGGTATTTTAGCCATCTACTGTTTGACGGCAAAATAACACGCCTGATACACATCAAAGGCGGCGGTTCATATAATTAA
- a CDS encoding NAD(P)H-dependent oxidoreductase has translation MQPLTIAVLAGTTRAQRESDKAARYIAQYGQKLDGVEIMYVDPIDFNFPGDGNDPEGKDPRYSDITKKADAFFIVTPEYNHSFPGSLKRMLDSELQTYNHKPVALAGASSGNWGGVRAVEALVPAVRETGLVVLSWDIYFPRVQDLFTEDGTIKAEHAERYDRNLGKLYAELIWLARILKTGRQELAQSTSSAS, from the coding sequence ATGCAACCACTTACCATCGCCGTTCTCGCTGGCACAACACGGGCGCAGCGAGAATCAGACAAAGCCGCCCGATATATAGCCCAGTACGGCCAAAAACTGGATGGGGTTGAGATTATGTACGTCGATCCCATAGATTTTAATTTCCCCGGCGACGGCAATGACCCCGAAGGCAAAGACCCGCGCTATAGCGATATTACCAAGAAGGCTGACGCATTCTTCATTGTCACTCCTGAATACAATCACAGCTTTCCGGGCAGCCTGAAGCGAATGCTCGACAGCGAACTGCAGACCTACAATCACAAGCCAGTCGCTCTTGCTGGCGCCAGCAGCGGTAACTGGGGCGGGGTACGCGCGGTCGAAGCCCTGGTGCCGGCGGTACGCGAAACTGGCCTTGTCGTACTATCGTGGGATATATACTTTCCTCGAGTACAAGATTTGTTCACGGAAGATGGCACTATAAAAGCCGAACATGCTGAACGCTATGACCGGAATCTCGGCAAGCTGTATGCTGAGCTTATTTGGCTCGCACGCATACTGAAAACTGGCCGGCAAGAGCTGGCGCAGTCGACAAGCTCTGCGTCCTAG
- a CDS encoding mechanosensitive ion channel family protein, which produces MGFSNVSNDSIRQITGTLEQISNSFLNLDSIVTLVIFLGLAYALGRVLAVLLRRIVAALGRQADKTESLQMVNRLRRYETIIVISIALIRTFLILLALYLWWIDGHPSQQPTALIGTSALLAIIIGGALGPALRDISSGSVMMAEQWYAVGDHVRIEPFGDMQGVVERVTLRSTRIRGLNGEVIWVNNQNIQAVRITPKGIRTIAIELFVNDLDRGHALIESTNRRLPGGKLLVISPLQVMTSSKVGDKLWHITAIAETAPSREWLIEKYAIDVMTEIDEKQELNLLATDPIARFADTESERRFARAITNARKAPTAKRSLSARRYTTKK; this is translated from the coding sequence ATGGGTTTTTCTAACGTGAGCAACGATTCAATCCGGCAGATCACCGGTACGCTCGAACAAATTTCAAATTCCTTTCTTAACTTGGATTCGATTGTGACACTGGTGATATTCCTCGGTTTGGCGTACGCGCTTGGCCGGGTGCTGGCTGTACTGCTGCGCCGCATCGTCGCTGCGCTCGGCCGCCAAGCCGACAAAACCGAAAGCCTGCAAATGGTCAACCGGCTGCGCCGCTACGAGACGATTATTGTTATCTCTATCGCACTGATCAGGACATTTCTGATACTGCTGGCGCTCTATCTGTGGTGGATTGACGGCCATCCGTCGCAGCAGCCGACTGCCCTCATTGGTACTAGTGCCCTGCTGGCGATCATCATCGGTGGCGCCCTCGGGCCAGCGCTCCGTGACATATCGTCCGGTAGCGTTATGATGGCCGAACAATGGTATGCTGTCGGTGATCATGTCAGGATTGAGCCGTTTGGTGATATGCAAGGTGTCGTCGAGCGTGTCACCCTGCGTTCGACCCGCATCCGCGGCTTGAACGGCGAAGTTATTTGGGTTAACAATCAGAACATCCAAGCCGTGCGGATTACGCCGAAAGGCATCCGAACGATTGCCATTGAGTTGTTCGTCAATGACCTCGACCGCGGCCACGCCCTCATCGAATCCACCAATCGCCGCTTGCCGGGCGGTAAATTACTGGTTATAAGTCCATTGCAGGTTATGACCAGCAGCAAAGTCGGCGACAAACTGTGGCATATCACGGCAATTGCCGAGACAGCCCCGAGCCGCGAATGGCTGATCGAAAAATACGCTATCGATGTCATGACAGAAATAGACGAAAAACAAGAATTAAACCTGCTAGCGACAGATCCGATCGCCCGCTTCGCCGACACCGAATCAGAACGCCGCTTCGCCCGCGCCATCACCAATGCCCGCAAAGCCCCAACTGCCAAGCGCAGCTTGTCGGCACGGCGTTACACGACGAAAAAATAA
- a CDS encoding histidine phosphatase family protein, giving the protein MFSNVYPTTETYTLRHGLSDDNINAAGTFGSRDPSLVDIGRTQAYQAGIFAARLGIGLIVSSPAIRARQTTEEFTRGLGHPVEIVYDSRAAEQYYGPWPEGTSKSAIFDTPEMIERAKAEGLRLKIHPEGESEADVAERIAELERDYQHLTPGKLLISTHGQTSKALPGVHQNVSRQVFRKCDVPNGSIALLDVNDPNLRTPIFIPSI; this is encoded by the coding sequence ATGTTTTCAAATGTTTATCCTACAACCGAAACTTATACACTCCGCCATGGGTTGTCGGATGACAATATAAATGCTGCCGGTACATTTGGCAGCAGAGATCCATCTCTTGTGGACATAGGGCGCACACAGGCATATCAAGCTGGGATATTTGCAGCTCGACTTGGCATTGGGCTTATCGTAAGCTCGCCTGCAATTCGTGCACGGCAAACAACCGAAGAATTTACCAGAGGTCTTGGCCATCCGGTCGAGATAGTATACGACTCGCGGGCAGCAGAACAGTACTATGGCCCATGGCCTGAAGGCACTTCAAAATCTGCCATATTTGATACACCCGAAATGATTGAACGAGCTAAAGCCGAAGGCTTACGATTGAAAATCCACCCAGAAGGTGAGAGTGAGGCGGACGTCGCAGAACGTATTGCTGAATTAGAGCGCGACTACCAGCATTTAACGCCTGGTAAATTACTAATATCTACACATGGTCAGACATCAAAAGCACTGCCCGGAGTACATCAAAATGTCAGCAGACAGGTATTTCGCAAATGTGATGTACCCAACGGATCAATCGCCCTGTTGGATGTTAATGACCCTAATCTCCGAACGCCAATATTCATACCGAGTATATAG
- a CDS encoding metallopeptidase family protein — MLDISDELFDELINEALASLPGEHIKQIENIAILREDDPTPEQRRLLQLRDDQSLYGLYEGVPLPARQGQTRLMPDKITLFKHPLASGARTINEFKEEIRHTLWHEIGHYYGLDHDRIRELEQ; from the coding sequence ATGCTAGATATATCTGACGAATTATTCGACGAACTGATAAATGAAGCCTTGGCAAGTCTGCCCGGCGAGCACATCAAACAAATCGAAAATATTGCGATTCTGCGTGAGGATGACCCGACACCGGAGCAACGCCGACTGCTGCAACTGCGTGATGACCAATCGCTGTACGGGCTCTACGAAGGCGTCCCGCTGCCAGCCCGGCAAGGACAAACCCGGCTCATGCCCGATAAAATTACCTTATTCAAGCATCCGCTGGCCTCAGGCGCCCGCACCATTAATGAGTTTAAAGAAGAGATACGGCATACGCTGTGGCACGAGATCGGGCATTATTATGGGCTCGATCACGACCGGATACGGGAACTGGAGCAGTAA
- a CDS encoding magnesium transporter CorA family protein: MTSIYYNTAEQGTIELLPEPRQGAWIAVMGPDEAELDVLAEAYGLDRDLLADAVDIYEAPRVEKDGSSVYVYTRYCYPEGKEIATEPLLLIATADHLITVMRTDNNLLANFTNGKMEVNTAQKAHLLVQIMEAVNISYEKQINKVSKQILRIRAQLRQSQISNRAFVGIIELEEDLNEFIAALQPQGILLAALSSTKYLRLSEDDKEMIEDLRLGTNELIELTKSRLRTLTNIRQAYDAIATNNLNNTFKRLTSIAIFLTIPTIIGGLFGMNVPIPLADQGHAFLYVLLIIAGLMLAAVWLFHRKRWL; encoded by the coding sequence ATGACCAGTATCTACTACAACACGGCCGAGCAAGGCACTATAGAGCTGCTCCCAGAGCCAAGGCAGGGCGCCTGGATTGCCGTCATGGGGCCAGACGAGGCCGAGCTGGATGTGCTGGCTGAAGCCTATGGCCTCGACCGTGACCTGCTGGCCGACGCCGTCGATATCTACGAAGCGCCGCGTGTCGAAAAAGACGGCAGCAGCGTGTACGTGTACACACGTTATTGCTATCCCGAAGGCAAAGAAATCGCGACTGAACCGTTGCTACTGATCGCGACTGCCGATCACTTGATTACCGTCATGCGAACTGATAACAATCTGCTGGCAAATTTCACAAACGGCAAAATGGAAGTCAACACGGCTCAAAAGGCCCACTTGCTGGTCCAAATCATGGAAGCAGTCAACATTTCCTACGAGAAACAGATCAATAAAGTCTCCAAGCAGATTCTCAGAATCCGCGCTCAGTTGCGACAATCGCAGATCAGTAACCGCGCCTTTGTCGGCATCATCGAGCTCGAAGAAGACCTCAACGAATTTATCGCCGCGCTGCAGCCGCAAGGCATATTGCTGGCGGCACTGAGCAGCACCAAATACCTGCGCCTGTCAGAAGACGACAAGGAAATGATCGAGGACTTGCGGCTTGGCACCAACGAGCTTATCGAGCTGACCAAATCCCGGCTGCGGACGCTCACCAACATCCGCCAAGCCTATGACGCCATCGCCACCAACAACCTGAACAACACCTTCAAACGCCTGACCAGCATCGCCATCTTTCTAACCATACCGACGATCATTGGTGGACTGTTCGGCATGAATGTGCCAATACCGTTAGCCGACCAGGGCCACGCCTTCCTGTACGTCCTGCTAATTATAGCCGGCCTAATGTTAGCCGCAGTTTGGCTGTTCCACCGCAAGCGCTGGCTGTAA
- the typA gene encoding translational GTPase TypA: MAQMQDPTKIRNVAIIAHVDHGKTTLVDGLLKQSQTFRDNQAEMKQDLIMDSGDQERERGITITAKVTAVQHGDYRINIIDTPGHADFSGEVERTLNLADGCLLIVDAQEGPMPQTKFVLTKALANGLKPIVVINKIDKDGSRIKEVENELADLFLELAVHEDQLHYPVYYAIGRAGKAWTTPPAHPDEDGDLEAIFQAIINDIPAPSVELDKPFQMLVTALAWDTYKGKYAIGRISRGRIKGGDQVTLCKKDGTFSKSKVELVFMSHGVSKFEVPEGVAGDIVQLTGVGNAQIGETVADAEQPEALPVLEVEAPTLQIYLGPNTSPFKGQEAEFNTSRQISDRLQKELETNVGLRVEDEGIGFKVSGRGELHLSVLIETMRREGFEFEVGRPQVVTIVDEKDGVTKEPLEEVIIEVPAEHVGTVQMELGQRRATLIEQFASPKGVTKLVYELPTRALIGLRNILMTGTKGTIVMNSLVTGYQPLGSALQQLRNGVLISFEQGVTTPYALQNAEARGTTFIGPAEKVYAGQIIGLNTRQEDMEINVCKQKHLTNMRSSSSDGVVQLTPPTIFSLEQCLDFIENDELLEVTPKSLRLRKRELDPNKRKRAK, from the coding sequence ATGGCCCAGATGCAAGACCCAACCAAGATTCGTAATGTCGCGATTATCGCGCACGTTGACCACGGCAAGACAACGCTGGTTGATGGCCTCCTCAAGCAATCGCAGACGTTCCGCGACAACCAGGCCGAGATGAAGCAAGACCTCATCATGGATTCTGGAGACCAGGAGCGTGAACGGGGTATTACGATTACTGCCAAGGTAACTGCCGTCCAGCACGGTGACTACCGTATCAATATCATTGATACTCCAGGTCACGCTGACTTCAGCGGGGAAGTCGAGCGCACGCTGAATCTGGCCGATGGCTGTCTGCTGATCGTCGACGCCCAGGAAGGTCCGATGCCACAGACCAAATTCGTTCTGACCAAGGCACTTGCCAACGGCCTGAAGCCAATCGTCGTTATCAACAAGATCGACAAAGACGGCTCCCGCATCAAAGAAGTCGAGAACGAACTGGCAGATTTATTCTTGGAGCTGGCCGTTCATGAAGACCAATTGCACTACCCAGTCTATTACGCTATCGGCCGCGCCGGCAAAGCCTGGACCACACCGCCAGCCCATCCAGATGAAGATGGTGACCTCGAAGCGATTTTCCAGGCTATTATTAATGACATTCCAGCTCCCTCCGTCGAACTCGACAAGCCATTCCAGATGCTCGTTACAGCACTTGCTTGGGACACCTACAAGGGTAAATACGCCATCGGCCGAATCTCCCGTGGACGCATCAAAGGCGGCGACCAAGTCACTCTCTGCAAGAAAGACGGCACATTCAGCAAATCCAAGGTCGAACTGGTATTCATGAGCCACGGCGTCAGCAAATTTGAAGTACCAGAAGGTGTCGCCGGAGATATCGTTCAGCTGACTGGCGTCGGCAATGCCCAGATCGGCGAAACCGTCGCTGACGCTGAACAACCAGAAGCGCTGCCAGTACTAGAAGTGGAAGCACCAACGCTCCAGATCTATCTCGGGCCCAACACCAGTCCGTTCAAGGGGCAGGAAGCGGAATTCAATACCAGCCGTCAAATCAGCGACCGCCTGCAGAAGGAACTCGAGACCAATGTCGGCCTCCGCGTCGAAGACGAAGGCATCGGCTTCAAGGTCTCCGGCCGGGGCGAACTGCACCTGTCTGTCCTGATCGAAACCATGCGCCGCGAAGGCTTCGAATTCGAAGTCGGCCGCCCGCAGGTCGTTACAATCGTCGACGAAAAAGACGGCGTCACCAAAGAGCCACTCGAAGAAGTTATTATCGAAGTCCCGGCTGAACACGTCGGCACAGTCCAGATGGAACTCGGCCAGCGCCGGGCGACACTAATCGAACAGTTTGCCAGCCCCAAAGGCGTCACGAAATTAGTCTATGAACTGCCGACCCGGGCACTCATCGGTCTCCGCAACATCCTGATGACCGGTACCAAAGGCACCATCGTCATGAACAGCCTGGTCACCGGCTACCAGCCGCTTGGCAGTGCATTACAGCAACTGCGCAATGGTGTGCTGATCTCCTTCGAGCAGGGCGTCACCACGCCGTACGCGCTCCAAAATGCTGAAGCCCGCGGTACGACCTTCATCGGCCCGGCAGAAAAGGTCTATGCCGGTCAGATCATCGGACTCAACACCCGCCAAGAAGATATGGAAATCAATGTCTGTAAGCAAAAGCACCTGACCAACATGCGCTCATCCAGCTCTGACGGCGTCGTCCAGCTGACACCGCCGACCATCTTTAGCCTTGAGCAGTGCCTCGATTTTATTGAAAACGACGAACTATTGGAAGTCACGCCCAAGAGTCTACGGCTGCGCAAACGCGAACTCGATCCTAATAAAAGAAAACGCGCTAAGTAG
- a CDS encoding D-alanyl-D-alanine carboxypeptidase family protein gives MFRKRNQASMSPAEVQTPSPESIADNPALLDYRTRLSEQLRGVDSSDKQFPGVVSADLVDALNVDSSADPLATSAVIEKERGGFQFVGITVAPNSLEAYRRGKDQANENMKRLMYSPLGSLIRDELSSVETVHQIQSQTRATTSKQIDRINSWGKRNAGRSRSVEDSIEDLKTVKEWALYNIQSAYCTHLLAEKLRPQLQAERSTVIVGELLRRVKDISQPSAKHHRESGGIERLYSQLARLQTPDPQVELRLARSVMQEYEAVTARVRERKGAQIAKDDDIRLRCLALAHSAVAANDRRAIPHRSKGSTYPDNVTVEEIKLSDIRHHQLETAQALMPRRVRSAEHAAPAHDLTKMLTAPLYNAMTFEYPPLEMPDIRPATLEKWQESGRAVLVEGQVFKRRVVEAGGDATRRVADVSRPAVAASAVAGAIALGVIHPEGAAAAVRTTQSAESSFKLDLSSVLAGTETSSLTGQLPTSIQNILAAATQSPDFAPPMESSVLFAPAVLQKPSVAPPAAVRPPIQAPNQAKAPERNDRLRNLAAYTPLLNVIAKGESGGNYNAYYGNGDNTSKEFTEMSVRQVLSWQKAYVKNGSPSSAVGKYQFIQGTLRGLIIDLDVDMNEKFDAQLQDRLAIKLLERRGLREYAEGRLSRREFAANLAQEWASLPKMTGSRPSRSFYAGDGLNSAHVSMGEVYNALEALENGLKSGNGAVATPPVTPPAPITPEAAPAPVPITIDPATAAINGLFDSLRAVATVPDTFIDIPAVEGPASEAPTTEAPATPDPEIQDPGNSNTDDTDLVLNPALYVEPSQSSITIPDNVLDSETVPDEQPRDQSSLDIIESTEGDVLVEGPTVETPPPVTPPPAPVDEKKAEEPKAVTPPNGNENKDRDAKPDTNDDGGGACAVGSVSVGIHKVYTNGKASKTELCAVVGLPSSGSESTPGNKYYVRGAEGNALILAKYSKNLVDMVAAAKADGVNLQATSSYRTNQHQIDLCPTTACIKGRPGANKYVAQPGHSEHQNGEAIDFKDTNRGRSGNCRGAHLHDGKCVAPDHKGWRWLNENGAKFGFKQYIHESWHWSPKD, from the coding sequence GTGTTCAGAAAACGGAACCAAGCCAGTATGAGCCCCGCTGAGGTACAAACGCCCTCGCCAGAGAGCATAGCCGACAATCCGGCCCTTCTAGATTACAGAACACGGCTTAGTGAGCAGCTCCGCGGTGTTGACAGCTCCGATAAGCAGTTCCCAGGAGTTGTCAGCGCCGACCTTGTCGATGCGCTGAATGTTGATAGCAGCGCTGATCCTCTGGCCACCTCCGCAGTTATCGAAAAGGAGCGTGGCGGCTTTCAGTTTGTCGGAATAACAGTCGCCCCAAATAGTCTTGAAGCCTACCGACGGGGTAAGGATCAGGCAAATGAAAACATGAAACGCCTCATGTACAGTCCCCTGGGAAGTCTTATACGCGATGAGCTGAGCTCTGTCGAAACAGTACATCAGATTCAAAGTCAAACACGCGCGACGACTTCAAAACAGATCGATCGCATAAATAGCTGGGGCAAGCGGAACGCCGGTCGATCCCGTTCTGTAGAAGATTCTATAGAAGATTTAAAAACTGTCAAAGAATGGGCATTGTACAACATTCAGTCTGCATACTGTACCCACTTGCTGGCAGAGAAACTACGACCCCAGCTCCAGGCTGAGCGGAGCACCGTTATTGTCGGTGAGCTTCTGCGGCGAGTCAAAGACATCAGCCAACCATCAGCAAAACATCACCGTGAATCAGGCGGCATTGAGCGTTTATACTCACAGCTTGCCCGCTTACAAACACCGGATCCACAAGTTGAGCTTCGTCTCGCGCGCAGTGTCATGCAGGAATACGAGGCAGTCACTGCCCGCGTCAGGGAACGAAAAGGTGCGCAGATCGCCAAAGACGACGACATACGTCTTCGCTGTTTGGCATTGGCCCACAGCGCGGTCGCTGCCAACGATAGACGCGCTATACCGCATCGTTCTAAAGGTTCTACATATCCCGACAACGTAACCGTCGAGGAAATAAAATTATCTGACATCCGGCACCACCAACTCGAAACAGCCCAGGCGCTCATGCCCAGGAGAGTTCGGTCAGCTGAGCATGCTGCCCCGGCACACGATCTGACCAAAATGCTGACAGCCCCACTGTACAATGCAATGACGTTTGAATACCCACCTCTTGAAATGCCAGACATACGCCCGGCCACTTTAGAGAAATGGCAGGAAAGCGGACGAGCAGTCCTCGTCGAAGGCCAGGTATTTAAACGTCGAGTTGTAGAGGCAGGTGGCGACGCAACCCGCCGCGTCGCCGATGTCAGCAGGCCGGCCGTAGCAGCTAGCGCAGTAGCTGGTGCGATTGCGCTTGGAGTGATACATCCCGAAGGCGCAGCGGCAGCAGTGAGAACCACACAATCTGCTGAATCATCATTTAAATTAGATTTGTCCTCGGTATTGGCTGGAACCGAAACCAGCTCGCTGACAGGCCAATTACCGACCAGTATACAAAATATTCTGGCGGCTGCCACCCAATCGCCAGACTTCGCACCACCGATGGAGTCATCGGTATTATTTGCACCTGCCGTACTACAAAAGCCGTCAGTCGCACCACCGGCAGCAGTCCGGCCGCCGATACAAGCACCAAACCAAGCAAAAGCTCCTGAACGTAACGATCGCCTCCGTAATCTCGCTGCATACACACCGCTGCTAAATGTCATCGCAAAAGGCGAAAGCGGTGGTAATTACAACGCTTACTACGGGAATGGAGACAACACGAGTAAAGAATTTACCGAGATGAGCGTGCGACAGGTTTTATCCTGGCAAAAAGCATATGTTAAAAACGGAAGCCCCAGTAGCGCTGTCGGTAAATACCAGTTCATTCAGGGGACATTACGCGGATTAATCATAGACCTCGATGTGGACATGAATGAAAAGTTCGATGCCCAATTGCAGGACCGGCTTGCAATCAAGCTACTGGAGCGGCGTGGTCTACGCGAGTATGCGGAAGGCCGTCTGAGCCGACGAGAATTTGCCGCTAACCTTGCTCAAGAATGGGCGTCTCTCCCCAAAATGACTGGGTCGCGGCCAAGCCGTAGTTTCTACGCCGGCGATGGCCTCAACAGCGCGCACGTTAGTATGGGCGAGGTATACAATGCACTTGAAGCCTTGGAAAATGGTCTGAAATCCGGTAACGGCGCGGTTGCTACGCCACCCGTGACACCACCAGCCCCGATTACTCCCGAGGCTGCCCCAGCTCCAGTACCTATTACAATAGATCCCGCTACAGCAGCCATCAACGGACTCTTTGATAGCCTCAGAGCGGTCGCAACTGTGCCCGACACCTTCATCGACATTCCTGCCGTTGAAGGCCCTGCATCCGAGGCTCCAACGACAGAAGCACCAGCAACACCCGATCCAGAGATTCAAGATCCGGGAAATTCCAACACAGACGATACAGATCTTGTCCTCAATCCAGCTTTATATGTAGAACCTTCTCAATCGAGCATAACCATTCCTGACAACGTACTAGACAGCGAGACAGTACCGGATGAACAACCGCGTGATCAGAGTTCTCTCGATATCATTGAATCTACGGAGGGAGATGTACTCGTCGAAGGTCCGACTGTCGAAACGCCACCGCCTGTCACTCCTCCGCCAGCCCCGGTAGATGAGAAGAAGGCCGAAGAACCTAAAGCCGTCACCCCCCCGAATGGCAATGAAAACAAGGACCGTGATGCTAAGCCCGATACGAATGATGATGGCGGTGGCGCATGCGCCGTTGGCTCGGTATCGGTCGGTATTCACAAAGTGTACACTAATGGTAAAGCCAGTAAAACTGAGTTATGTGCAGTTGTCGGCTTGCCAAGTAGCGGCTCTGAAAGTACTCCCGGCAATAAATATTACGTACGCGGCGCAGAAGGCAACGCGCTCATCCTGGCAAAATACTCAAAGAATCTCGTCGATATGGTAGCGGCCGCCAAAGCAGACGGCGTCAATCTACAAGCTACTAGCTCGTACCGGACTAATCAGCACCAAATAGATCTATGTCCGACCACTGCCTGCATAAAAGGAAGACCGGGCGCTAACAAATACGTTGCGCAACCTGGCCATTCCGAGCACCAAAACGGCGAAGCAATCGACTTTAAAGATACTAACCGTGGTCGCTCCGGTAACTGTCGAGGCGCCCACCTGCACGACGGCAAATGTGTTGCACCGGACCATAAAGGCTGGCGATGGCTGAATGAAAATGGAGCAAAATTTGGCTTCAAGCAATACATCCACGAATCTTGGCACTGGTCACCTAAAGACTAA